A single window of Tuberibacillus sp. Marseille-P3662 DNA harbors:
- a CDS encoding C40 family peptidase: MYMKKTVMSVTATAVIATSLAMHTDAEAASYKVKKGDSLWNIAQQYHTSVAVLKSINDLNSTIIYPDQMIQTSKGSSSSASPSSSSSSSDSQSSGAKNMSTYTVKSGDTLSGIAAEHHISLQDLMDWNNISSSLIHPGDVFKVSQPETSSDSSETEPVHPDTPESTDSSSSAYTVKSGDTLSYIAQKHNVSVGDLKQWNNLSSDLILVGQSLTLNGTTSESDDSTSNSGSSNSSASNDDGASNIEQTSAHADYNVNSLISDAKEQVGTGYAWGGASPSGFDCSGFIHYIYTKAGKDIRRTSSDGYYNRSFYVNAPKKGDLVFFEDTYESGISHMGIYIGNNEFIHASSDGVMISNLDNPYWSKHFDSYKRFF, translated from the coding sequence ATGTATATGAAAAAAACGGTCATGTCGGTTACGGCTACTGCTGTTATTGCCACATCTTTGGCCATGCACACGGACGCGGAAGCAGCTTCCTATAAGGTTAAAAAAGGGGACTCCCTTTGGAACATTGCTCAACAATATCATACGAGTGTTGCCGTTTTAAAATCGATTAACGACCTTAACAGCACGATCATTTATCCTGATCAAATGATCCAAACGAGTAAAGGTTCATCCTCTAGCGCTAGTCCTTCGAGTTCCAGTAGTTCATCTGATTCTCAATCATCTGGTGCTAAGAACATGAGTACATATACAGTCAAATCCGGTGATACGTTAAGCGGCATCGCTGCCGAACATCACATTTCTCTACAAGACCTTATGGACTGGAATAATATAAGCTCCAGTCTGATTCATCCTGGCGATGTTTTTAAAGTTTCTCAACCAGAGACAAGCTCTGACTCAAGTGAAACTGAACCAGTTCATCCCGATACTCCTGAGTCAACTGACAGCTCATCATCCGCTTATACTGTCAAGTCTGGAGATACCTTATCCTACATCGCACAAAAACATAACGTCTCTGTCGGTGATCTAAAGCAATGGAACAATCTATCTTCAGATTTGATTCTCGTTGGACAGTCCTTAACATTAAACGGAACGACTTCCGAATCTGATGACAGTACTTCAAATAGCGGTTCTTCAAATAGCAGTGCTTCAAATGATGACGGGGCTTCAAATATTGAACAAACTTCTGCTCATGCAGACTATAACGTCAATTCACTTATTAGCGATGCGAAAGAGCAAGTTGGTACGGGATACGCATGGGGCGGCGCTTCGCCAAGCGGGTTCGACTGCAGCGGATTCATCCACTACATCTACACTAAAGCCGGGAAAGATATCAGACGTACCTCCAGTGATGGCTATTACAACCGCTCCTTCTATGTGAACGCACCGAAAAAAGGTGACCTTGTGTTTTTTGAAGACACTTATGAAAGTGGTATTTCTCACATGGGGATCTACATTGGGAATAACGAATTCATCCACGCTAGTTCTGACGGCGTCATGATTTCCAACTTAGACAACCCATACTGGAGTAAACACTTCGATAGCTACAAACGATTCTTCTAA
- a CDS encoding putative holin-like toxin — MTVYHTMNLMISFGLLVATVIAVSQKKEIDPCII, encoded by the coding sequence CTGACAGTATATCATACCATGAACTTAATGATCAGTTTTGGTCTTTTAGTTGCCACGGTAATTGCTGTCTCACAAAAAAAAGAAATAGACCCCTGCATTATTTAG
- a CDS encoding flagellar hook-associated protein 2 yields the protein MVAGMGSMGGGDRTRMFGMASGMDVDQMVDKLMKAEKMPLQTMKQDKQVMEWRRDEYRDMNKLMTELKDTTFDMSLERSYLTKTTTSSNESLVTASASTNASDTSYTIANVTKATAAYNSSASSISGSQDDKIDLTASLSSQKDKFDQPLTFDSDGTFSFDVTTYNDDGENSKIFTFEGSDSLNDVLKTVNNSDLDVNMFYDTASDKVSITRTKTGNFHGGAPSSGSIGADANTSAAGDAEIQFTGFMKEQLKLDGSNEQSGSDAAFTINGLETTNHKNNFTVDGMTFNLKQNFTAPVSVSSSTDVDAVFNKVKDWVDKYNEVIEKVNDKTSEKRYRNYKPLTDKQQEEMTDREIELWMEKAKSGMLSQDHILSSGLTKMRMDLYSEVSGTSNPDYNQLSEIGIQTSDNYRENGKLILTESKLKAAIADDPNAVMELFTNHSENSDEQGIMQRMDETISNTTAQIENKAGNTGMETSQFSIGKRLEDMNERIDDFQDHLTDVQDRYYRQFTAMEQAIQRANQQSAYISQNFS from the coding sequence ATGGTAGCCGGTATGGGTAGTATGGGCGGTGGTGACCGCACGCGGATGTTTGGTATGGCCAGCGGTATGGATGTCGATCAAATGGTCGATAAATTAATGAAAGCCGAAAAAATGCCGCTGCAAACAATGAAACAGGACAAGCAAGTCATGGAATGGCGCCGTGATGAATATCGGGATATGAATAAGCTGATGACAGAACTGAAAGACACGACCTTTGATATGTCGCTGGAGCGGAGCTATCTGACAAAAACAACGACATCATCGAATGAAAGTCTCGTAACGGCCTCGGCGAGCACGAATGCCTCAGATACAAGCTATACGATTGCTAACGTGACAAAGGCCACGGCGGCGTATAACAGCAGTGCGAGTTCGATTTCGGGATCACAAGACGACAAAATTGATCTCACGGCGAGTTTATCATCACAAAAAGATAAGTTTGATCAACCCCTAACTTTTGATAGTGATGGAACGTTCAGTTTTGACGTCACGACGTATAATGATGATGGTGAAAATTCAAAAATATTCACGTTTGAGGGTTCTGATTCGTTGAATGATGTCCTCAAGACCGTTAACAATTCGGATCTGGATGTCAATATGTTCTATGACACTGCCTCAGATAAAGTTTCCATCACACGAACGAAAACGGGTAATTTCCATGGTGGTGCACCGAGCTCTGGAAGTATTGGGGCCGATGCTAATACATCAGCTGCAGGGGATGCTGAAATACAGTTTACCGGATTTATGAAAGAGCAATTAAAATTAGATGGATCGAATGAACAAAGTGGAAGCGATGCTGCTTTTACGATTAACGGTTTGGAAACAACGAATCACAAAAATAACTTCACAGTTGATGGTATGACATTTAATCTTAAGCAAAATTTTACCGCACCTGTCTCGGTGTCATCTTCAACGGATGTGGACGCAGTTTTTAATAAAGTGAAAGACTGGGTCGATAAATATAATGAAGTGATTGAGAAGGTCAATGACAAAACCTCAGAAAAGCGGTATCGCAATTACAAACCATTAACGGACAAGCAACAAGAGGAAATGACGGATCGTGAAATTGAATTATGGATGGAGAAAGCCAAAAGTGGGATGTTATCTCAGGACCATATTCTTTCCAGTGGGTTAACGAAAATGCGCATGGATTTATATAGTGAAGTGTCTGGTACAAGTAACCCGGACTACAATCAGTTGTCAGAGATTGGGATTCAAACATCGGATAATTACAGGGAGAATGGGAAGCTGATCTTAACGGAATCGAAGTTGAAAGCAGCGATTGCAGATGATCCCAACGCGGTCATGGAACTCTTTACGAATCACAGCGAAAATAGCGACGAACAAGGTATTATGCAGCGGATGGATGAGACCATAAGTAACACCACGGCGCAAATCGAAAATAAAGCGGGCAACACAGGAATGGAAACCAGTCAATTTTCCATCGGCAAGCGCCTGGAAGATATGAATGAGCGTATCGATGATTTCCAGGATCATCTTACGGACGTCCAAGACCGGTATTACCGTCAATTCACCGCTATGGAGCAAGCGATCCAACGGGCCAACCAACAATCGGCTTATATCTCACAGAACTTTAGTTAA
- the fliS gene encoding flagellar export chaperone FliS, whose product MVTANPYQAYQKNSVDTASPGELTLMLYNGCLKFIRQGQEAIKNEDLENKNTALQKAQRIIQELMTTMDMKVPISQEIMPLYDYINRRLIEANMQSDQEILNEVAELVTEFRDTWRQVIQITRKQQHGQGGQA is encoded by the coding sequence ATGGTTACTGCAAATCCTTATCAAGCCTATCAAAAAAATTCAGTGGACACTGCATCACCAGGCGAACTGACGCTCATGTTATACAACGGTTGCTTGAAATTTATTCGCCAAGGTCAAGAAGCGATCAAGAATGAAGACTTGGAAAATAAAAATACGGCTTTGCAAAAGGCACAACGCATCATTCAGGAACTGATGACAACGATGGATATGAAAGTCCCGATTTCACAGGAGATTATGCCGCTCTATGACTATATCAATCGGCGTTTAATTGAAGCTAATATGCAAAGTGATCAAGAGATTTTGAATGAGGTGGCGGAGCTCGTTACAGAATTTCGCGATACTTGGAGACAAGTCATCCAAATTACCCGTAAGCAGCAACACGGACAGGGTGGACAGGCATGA